A segment of the Lolium perenne isolate Kyuss_39 chromosome 3, Kyuss_2.0, whole genome shotgun sequence genome:
CTCACGAGGAACAATGTGACGACATGCTGGAGAACCTACTAACGGCGGCGCGCCGTTTGTCTACGCAATCGAGTCGATGAGCTGCATCACTTTTACCTCGTCTTTGGGCATGGCCGTGTTGTTGCTCCAGCAAACTCGTTTCTCTTGGTTCTGAACCTTATATGGATGTGGTTACTTTATTTATAAAGCATAGTGAAAGCCTAAGTGTGGCTGTTGGAGAGCTGTTAGATCAAGAATCGACGTTGCTCTATTCTCCCTTTCCGCGCGAAGTGGTAAGTAGAGATCTGAGCCATTAGATCAACGATGAACGGCTGCCAGCTTGCTTTGGCAACGCTAGAGACAGAACAGGTGTTTCCATCTTCGTCAGAGAGTGACAAGGTCTGACAGGCATCTGATCGCCCGTCATTCCcttctttctttgtttttttgaGCCGGCGAATCCCGTCCTTAAATAAACGTGTGCGCAGAATCGTTTGCCCTACAGAATCCCGTTCGAAGCGACCGCAGTAGAGAAGCTCCTCGCTCCTCATCCTCCTCTCCAATACTCTCCACAAGATTTTCTGTTCCTTCTCGCTCGCGTGCGCGTGAGGTGAGGTCAGAGTTAGCGcgcaatggcggcggcggccACGGCGACGGTGGCGTTGTCGAACGGATCCAGTGGCGACTCCAAGGCCGAGTTCGCGGAGATATACACCAAGCTCAAGCAGGAGATGCTCGAGGACCCCGCCTTCGAGTTCACCGATGAGTCGCTCCAGTGGATCGACCGCGTAAGGCCCCCAGTCTTTTCCATCTCTGTATTTCTGGTAGTGCGGTTTGTTTGATCCGGTTTTAGAGCAGAGGAGGCCTACATCCTCGCGTGGAAGCTTTGAGTTTCGTACCGGCTTTGGGGGTCTTAGGGCGATTGTCAAGGATTTGGTGACTGGCCGGTCAAGTTCTTCCGCTTCGTGCGTTTATTTGTGTTCCTGTAGAAGAACGGTTGAGAGTTGCAGAGCAAGAGAACATGAAGGTTCAGTAAACCGAAATCAAGAATTAATTTCTGAACAACACCTTTTCTTGTTGTACTTTCATCTAAATTAGTCCTTGGTATAATGGTATTCCTCCTGCATTTCCACCCGAGAGGGGTTTGGAGATGGGAGGGGATTTTGTGTATATTTTCACCCAATCCCCTCCAATCCTGTCAAATACTCTTCCAAAAAAAATACACTAGCATGATCGAACGAGGCCTTAGGGGGATTTGTGGAATATCTCGGGATTATCTCGTCCAAACCTGGCGGCTAGGTAAACGATCTATTGGGGATTTTTTTCGGGATTTGGGATAATCCCTTCTGATCTCGTTAAATTCAATCGAATACACTAGAAATGAACAAGGTCTTAGGTGAGCCCGTCTATGATTTTTGACACTTGAGCTATTCCGGTTCCATTGCCACACTGAACCAACCAAAGGCTTGGAGACTCAGCATCCAAAGACGCACACAACCCAATTATTAAGATGCTCAAGAATTTTGAACAGAAGAATAATTCGACAAGCTATCAAACGCTGGAAATTTCAGATGTTACCGGGCCTATGGCTAAACTGCCACAAATGTTGGGACATACCATCTCCTATTGACTTAATTGATGGGCTACTGTATAGACGTGGGGGTAAATAAAAACTTAAATTGTGCGGAATTGCGCCTGTGTGCAATGCTAGATTGGGATTATAGCAAAATGGTAAAAGATCTCGAGCAATACTAGTGCCTTAAAAATATGTGTCACTTTGACTAATGTAATCTTGAAAAATTTAGAGGTGGCATGAGCCTCTTTACCATATGAGCAACCATTAATACTCCCATTATCTTACTTCATTGACTTCAAAATTTGCTGCCAGTAAAATTAATGGCCAAGGCTACATCCTGGAAATTGGAAAATAAAAATCCCAATGGTTTGTGTCTTTTCGTTTGCGTCAAGTCACTTTTCATTAGTTAGATGGTAAGAGTATGTCACGTAAATGAAAATAGGAGAGTGTCACACATTTTCTGGTAGATTTTTGAGAACCTTTTCAGTTAAGCTGGTCAAACTTGTGCTATTGAAGTGTTGTATTGCTTCTGTTGGCTGTTGTTAGTGGATAGATATTGAGTGTTAATGAATGGGTGTTATAATTGGATGCCCTGTCATTTTCCATTTTATTCTCATGTTCGTTTGCCAGTGTTTGTGCCTTGTGGTGTGAAGGGAAATACACATATAATGTAAGATGTTCTTTATTCagttttttccattttttttttgagaaacaggcAGTCGAACTGCCATCCGATTAGATAGAAGAAATAGTTTTAATTACAGAAGACCCGCAAGCGGACCGAACGACAAAAAGGCAAAAAAAGGAGCAAAGCCGCAAGAGTTTTTTCCATTATTTTGAGACATAGTGAATAATTTTTGCTTTGATAATGACGATAATAATCTCTAAGTTAACAATCTTTCAAACCGTTTCTCTCATTTGGAGTAGATGTTGGATTACAATGTGCTCGGAGGAAAGTGCAACCGTGGGCTCTCTGTCATCGATAGCTACAAAATATTGAAAGGTGTAGATGTTTTGAGCAAGGAGGAGACATTTCTTGCCTGCACCCTTGGTTGGTGCATTGAATGGGTAAAACTTTCTTCTCATGTTTACTTTGGAGGGTTTTTGGGTTAGTAGCTGAAACTCTCTGCTAAGATGGCACCAATGATTAATCTTGATCATTTTGTAGCTTCAAGCTTATTTTCTTGTGCTCGATGATATCATGGACAACTCCCAGACGCGACGTGGTCAGCCTTGCTGGTTTAGGGTGCCTCAGGTCAGTTTGAGATGTATCTGTCCTTTCTATATAATCTGCTAAGTCTATACAGTTATTATTTTCGTGGCTGTATTAAGTCGTTACTTCAGACGGGATTCTTCGATGACTTAGTGTTAAGCAGCATCAATAGTAATAATAAATTGTTCATCATAAAGAAATCTAGTTTATGCTTCATGTTTTTACCTTTTTTACGGCAACTTCATATTTGTACGGATCTCGCAAGAAAAGTGATTTAGACTATTGACTTATTAAGTTTCCGCCGGCTGTTAATTACTTAGAAATTTTGATAACAAGCAAGGGCTCTCATCCTTTCATATGTAACATATGAGACCAATTACCTATTTTTTATTGTACAGGTTGGCCTCATTGCAGTAAATGATGGGATTATCCTTCGCAGCCATATTTCACGGATCCTTCAACGCCACTATAAAGGAAAACCTTATTATGTTGATCTCATTGATTTGTTCAATGAGGTAACGATATCCTCTGTCATATGTATATATATGGTCATGCCAAGTATACTTGATGCTTCTTACAAGTGGCTGATGCTCTATTTCTTTTGTCAAGGTTGAGTTCAAGTCAGCTTCAGGGCAGTTGTTGGATCTTATCACCACTCACGAGGGAGAAAAAGATCTCACGAAATATAACTTGAATGTGTAAGTTCATGTTGCTTTCTGCACGATTTCTTCCTTGTATGGTTCAGGGAGTCCACAAAATCTTGTTCCATTGCCGTTTTTTGCATTATTCCTTTAGCACTGTTGATGATTTCTTTAATGTTTGACACTTTGCACAGTCACCGGCGCATTGTGCAATACAAGACATCATACTATTCGTTTTACCTTCCGGTAAGTGTTAGCATTATATATTTAATTAGTATGGTGGTAATGTTAAGTAGTAACAGTATTCTATGTTCCTACTTTGCCAAGGTTGCATGTGCATTGCTGCTGTCGGGTGAGAATTTGGATAACTTTGGAGATGTAAAGAACATTCTTGTTGAAATGGGAACATACTTTCAAGTCCAGGTAAACCACTTCTTCTGGAAGAGAAAGAAATAGTACTTAATACTTTATTGCCTCTGATTAATGAGTACTTCTTGCAGGATGATTATCTAGATTGTTTTGGAGATCCTGAAATCATTGGCAAGGTTAGTGTGAGTGTACCCTTTTTTCCACCAGGGGTGTGTGTCACTGTTGTACTAACTTGAATGGGTGAAAGTGGAACTAGTATGTTGGTCATGGTCAAGGCATATTTTCACATGACTTCTGAATTCATCTGTATGGACCCTTATCACAGATCGGAACTGACATTGAAGACAACAAGTGCTCCTGGTTGGTTGTGCAAGCTCTTGAGCATGCTAACGAGAGCCAAAAGCGCATTCTAGTTGTAAGTTCTACTTTGGTGTTATTTTTAACTAACCTAAAGGCACCTCCTGAGCCCTTTATGTCTTACCAACAGGAAAATTATGGGAAGTCAGATCCTGAGTCTGTTGCAAATGTGAAGGGTTTGTACAAAGAGCTAAATCTGGAGGTCTGCCTACATCATTCTCTGTATTTATCATTTCTCATCATGTCTGAATAGTCTATTGCGGATATCATTTATAGCAGAATCTGGTATGAAGGATAAGCATCCCCCTGATTATAACAAAACTATACGTGGCTGGCGCTCATTTGGTTGAAGATGCCTGAAATAGTGTAGAAAATGAGCCTTTTTTATTTGAGAAGTGAACATATTCATTTAGCGATGACAGAACCTGACACCCTGTAGTTACATTCTATTTTAGTATTTTTTTAACTGGACATTCTATTTCAGTTGACACCTTCTTTTCATTCATATACACCAGGCAGTGTTTCACAAATATGAGAAGGAGAGCTACAATAAGCTGATAGCCGACATCGAGGCCCAGCCAAGCAAAGCAGTTCAGAAAGTCCTGAGGTCCTTCCTGGATAAGATCTACAAGAGGGAGATGTAGAGCAAGCACGTGGAGCAGCTGTTCTATACCAACTTGGTAGATTCTGTACTGCAGAACGTTCATTTCCAGACAGCATTCAACTACGGTGATATTAAGGAGTCCGGTGTGTTCAGGCCTTCACTGGATTTGGATGGTTCCAATCTAGGGTGTCCGATGTTTGTAGGTGTGTGTTTGATTGTAAGTGTTACAGTTTGTCGCGTTATCGGTGTCGGGATTTCTGATGTTAGCCACCGTGTGACATTCTTATTTTCTGTAAGCAGTTCATAGTCTTTGGGCGTCGCTTAAATAAAACTGTGGCAAAAAAATAATTCAAGAGTATGATTCTGCAGTTCTGCTATGTCATCGCCATGTCAGTCTCTGATGCTTTTCCACCCTATCCTTCGTCTCCAATTCTTCAGCTTGCAATTTTAAGAGTTACTCATAGGTCGATAGGATGTGTAAACTATCTGAAATATAGAAGTTAGTCGATAGATCAACCCTTTGCAAAATTCAGTTGGACATCCTCTTTGCGTTTCACTTATCATCACAGAGGGAGCTAAAAAAACCCTTGCAAAATTCGGTTGGATCATTCTCTTCGCTCGCTACTCATCCTCGTGGGGCTAAGGTTTGGGCCGTCAGCAAAACGTTTGGCGTCATAGTAGGCGCATCCAGGAGCAATACAGTCGACAGCACCAGACCATCATTAGTTTATTACCGTCGTTCATTGTGCCACTCACGCCAATGTCACTCACATGACCACCTTTTTAAAATTGAGGTGCTTAATATGGCACCATTTTTTTTTCTGTGAATATGACCTGCAGATCTACTACTTGATCAAACCAACAGGACATACACCCTTAAGAAATAGAGATAATACATCGAAGTCCTTGGGGAGCGATTGTCCTATTCCTCTCGAACGGGCCAATGGCCACTCCAACGCTGCCTCTCCATCCTCGGAGCCAACAAGTCATTGGTAATCACCGACAAGAAGTCATCAAGGCCACAGTCCTGCTAGATCATCGCCCTAGACATGAAAATGTCGAAGTTGTCTCGACTGAAAGATCCACAAGTTCAACAACGAAACCTGTAGGAAACTCAAAGGCCTCATGCCAGTGATGGAGGTCAAACTGCAAAGGGAAGCTATTGTGTCGACAAACGCCAAAAAGCCAAACCTTACCGCCCTACACGAATCTACGCCAACCATCCATCAACGTCGTCAAAGCCGAAACATTCAAGATGGAGAGATCTGAGGAAAATTATTCGCGAAATTGGCACCCTTGCCACCATAAATGAACACCTTGTAGCCTACTAAACGCGCTAAATAAGGGTACAGTACAACTCCATCCAGTAGACAGGGATCTCCCCATACTCCCACACTGGCAGTGCCAACAtatgaagggggggggggggggggggtgtcccAAGAATTGCCTCTCTAGGATTTTTTAGAGAGTGATGTAACTTTTTTTACTTGTGGTAACTCATATGTAGATCCTAAACAGATGGTGGGGATATGGATATGTTTACTAGTATCAATTTGCTATTTACTAGAAAATTAATTTAATCCTTAGCCGACCATAACATTATTGGATTGCGTCATGATTCGTACTAGCCATGAGTTGCAACATGTTATGAAAATAGAGAAAAATACCGCAACAACATGAGTTGAAACTAAGAAAATTACATAGGACTGTTATGGTTCGTGCTAGTCATGAGTTGCAACACAAAAATACTTCAGTCTGTTAAATTGATTCACGATTCGTGCTATTCATGAGTTACAGTACATGTTGCAGCTGTATTCGATAACCGTAGAATTACTTAATTATCACTCACGTTTAATTATTACAATGATGATAATAAGGTTTTGTAAATTTCACTTATATTTCATTTCGGTTTTGTAGTGTGAATTTTGATCTAAAATTTGCACTAGAAAGAGATCCCGATGTCGTTTGCCTCGGCAAAAAAACTTCCACTAGGCAAGGAACATCTGGGGGTCCATTTTGCAGTGGAACCGAGGAAAAATCAGCCGTACCCTTCCCGGTTGCCCCTCGTCACCCACTCACCCCCTTCATTTCCGACTCCCCCACGATCCCCGCACCCCGACCCCGATCCACCTCCCACCGCCGTGATCCGGCGAGCCCCTCTCGCCCGGCCGCAGCTACCGCCCGGCATGCCCGTCGGCCGTGAGTAGGCACGACGATCCAGATCCGGCAAGCGACTGAGAGATCCCGCCGCGCCGGGCGCCGATGGCGGGCGCGGTGTCGGCGCTCTTCCTGCTCGACATCAAGGGCCGCGTCCTCGTCTGGCGCGATTTCCGCGGCGACGTCACCGCCATCCAGGCCGAGCGTTTCTTCACCAAGCTCCTTGACAAGGAGGTAGCAACCAACCCCTCTTGCAATCCTAAACGCCTCTATTGCAGCATGATAAAGATCCTTGCTTTGACTTTGCGCTAAGTTGCTGTGATCGGGCAGGGCGATGCGGAGGCCTACTCGCCGGTGGTCTACGACGACGCGGGAGTCACCTACATGTTTATACAGCAtaacaatgtcttcctcctcaccGCCTCCCGCCAAAACTGCAACGCCGCCAGCattctcctcttcctccaccgCGTTGTCGATGTATGAACGCCCGACTCATCTCCGCAGTGCCACATTGAGCACcatttcatgtactttctgcgtgTGCACGTGTAGGTGTTCAAGCACTATTTCGAGGAACTGGAGGAGGAATCACTGAGAGATAACTTTGTCGTCGTGGTATGTAACTGTTTGTGACAGGAATTGGGTTTGGAAGGCATGTTATTTTCAGTTGCTTCGAGCTTTCTATTGCTGTGATTTGACTCATGGTTTCTTGTATATTCTTCTGTGTATAGTATGAATTGCTTGATGAGATGATGGATTTTGGGTACCCACAATACACAGAGGCAAAGATCTTGAGCGAGTTCATCAAGACAGACGCTTACAAGATGGAGGTCTCACAGAGGCCACCGATGGCCGTAACGAATGCTGTCTCGTGGCGGAGTGAGGGGATTCGGTACAAAAAGAACGAAGTAAGTTTTTTCATTCTTTGCTTCCTCTTTTAATGTCGCCTGGTAGGTTCTGATGGTTCTTGACATGCTGCCAATCATCCTCTTTTCCAGGTATTCTTGGATGTAGTGGAGAGCGTTAACATTCTTGTTAATAGCAATGGGCAGATTGTGAGATCAGACGTTGTTGGCGCACTGAAAATGCGGACATATTTGAGGTCAGTTCGCAATACTATTTTGTGGAAATAATGACAGTATGACAGTCTGAAATGCTTCTGTTGACTGGTTCGATATAGTTCACTTTGCTAAAGAGGAAGATATCTTACACAGTATCTCACAGATAAATGAATCATTTGGACACATTTCTGTGATC
Coding sequences within it:
- the LOC127343515 gene encoding farnesyl pyrophosphate synthase — encoded protein: MAAAATATVALSNGSSGDSKAEFAEIYTKLKQEMLEDPAFEFTDESLQWIDRMLDYNVLGGKCNRGLSVIDSYKILKGVDVLSKEETFLACTLGWCIEWLQAYFLVLDDIMDNSQTRRGQPCWFRVPQVGLIAVNDGIILRSHISRILQRHYKGKPYYVDLIDLFNEVEFKSASGQLLDLITTHEGEKDLTKYNLNVHRRIVQYKTSYYSFYLPVACALLLSGENLDNFGDVKNILVEMGTYFQVQDDYLDCFGDPEIIGKIGTDIEDNKCSWLVVQALEHANESQKRILVENYGKSDPESVANVKGLYKELNLEAVFHKYEKESYNKLIADIEAQPSKAVQKVLRSFLDKIYKREM